One stretch of Archangium lipolyticum DNA includes these proteins:
- a CDS encoding MerR family transcriptional regulator encodes MEGTRLLDPEELERIERDFAGGLPARQIVEIFQPRGVQLSEATFRKYVQVGLLPRSRRVGRKGKHQGSRGLYPVESVRRINAIKKMMAEGHTLEDIKRSFLFHKNHIDQLERGLSEVFDGLQDQLGERAFGSEYRRTLEEELATLRARARELVRDVARLGSAVTAHRDEKLRSQ; translated from the coding sequence ATGGAAGGAACGCGGTTGCTGGATCCCGAGGAGCTAGAGCGCATCGAGCGCGACTTCGCTGGCGGTCTGCCCGCGAGGCAGATCGTCGAGATCTTCCAGCCCCGGGGTGTTCAGCTCTCCGAAGCCACGTTCCGGAAGTACGTGCAGGTAGGCCTGCTACCCCGGAGCCGCCGTGTGGGGCGCAAGGGGAAGCACCAGGGAAGCCGGGGCCTGTACCCGGTGGAATCAGTCCGGCGGATCAACGCCATCAAAAAAATGATGGCCGAGGGTCACACCCTGGAGGACATCAAGCGCTCCTTCCTCTTCCACAAGAACCACATCGATCAGCTCGAGCGGGGTCTCTCCGAGGTGTTCGATGGTCTTCAGGATCAGCTGGGGGAGCGTGCCTTTGGTTCGGAGTACCGGCGTACACTGGAGGAGGAGCTGGCCACGTTGAGGGCGAGGGCCCGGGAACTGGTCAGGGACGTGGCCCGGTTGGGGAGTGCGGTCACCGCACACCGAGACGAAAAGCTCCGTTCTCAATAG
- a CDS encoding sigma factor-like helix-turn-helix DNA-binding protein, whose translation MSEVKQQRPEEEAPAEAEGGAERRRSKTMSRKEMARDLRRRRLTGQIDPEEGDLLNAVDSQRPKTRADCVNGPRPCLFVSCKHNLYLDVNPETGSIKLNFPDKEIWELEHTCALDVAEKGGITLEEVGAIMNLTRERIRQVETRGLMKLREATEAEPPVSARKP comes from the coding sequence ATGTCTGAAGTGAAGCAGCAGCGGCCGGAGGAGGAGGCGCCCGCGGAAGCGGAGGGTGGGGCGGAGCGCCGTCGCTCGAAGACGATGTCGCGGAAGGAGATGGCGCGGGACCTGCGTCGCCGTCGCCTGACGGGCCAGATCGACCCGGAGGAGGGAGATCTCCTCAACGCGGTCGATTCGCAGCGTCCGAAGACGCGGGCGGACTGTGTGAACGGTCCTCGCCCGTGCCTCTTCGTGTCCTGCAAGCACAACCTTTATCTGGATGTGAACCCGGAGACGGGCTCCATCAAGCTCAACTTCCCGGACAAGGAGATCTGGGAGCTGGAGCACACCTGCGCCCTGGACGTGGCGGAGAAGGGTGGCATCACGCTCGAGGAGGTGGGTGCCATCATGAACCTCACCCGCGAGCGCATCCGCCAGGTGGAGACGCGCGGCCTGATGAAGCTGCGAGAGGCCACCGAGGCCGAACCCCCGGTCTCCGCCCGCAAGCCCTGA